The segment CCTGAGGGAAAGGAGCGTGAGATGATGCCATGTTCCCAGTCCCCCACCGCCTGTCTGTCCCCCCCCACCCAAAGCGCTCACCTCTCCATCACGAGTTTCGATGGTTTTGATCATCACTGTCTTCTTGGTGTGCACCTCAGAGCCACGCTGGTCTGGGCTGgtctctgcagagagggagaCACAGGGATGGTAGCCGCCGCGCAGACGCGTGGCATGGGGAGGTGGCATTGGGGCTGGGGATGAGGGTTTCCAGGAGCGCTGAGCCATCCCACCTCACCCAAACACCCCACAGAGCGTCCCCCCCGCAGCTCAGCGTGGCATCCATGGGAGCCCTGAGGGCTCAGCCCAACTCACCTCGGAAATTGAGCGCAGAGGCAAAGGTCTGGTGCATGGGGATGCTGATCCTGCACGGACACAGAGGGGAGAGCTCAGCACCAACCACCCCAACACCACGTCCCcacctctcctccttccctctgccgCTCACCGGTTCTCCTCGCCCTCCAGCAGCTTGCGGTAGGTGGCGATCTCCACGTCCAGGGCCATCTTGACATTGAGCAGGTCCTGGTACTCACGCAGGTGCCGGGCCATCTCATCCTTCAGGTGTCGGATCTCCTCCTCCAGCCGCGCAATGGTGTCCTGGTACCCGCCAGCCTCCCCTGCAAAGCGCTCCTCCATTTCCCGCATCTGGCGCATCAGCGAGTCGTTCTGGGGGGACAGTGGTGTGCGTCAGCAGGGAGGTGGCACGTGGAGTGCTTCTGGGGCACCCCGAAGTCCTTCCTGGGGAGCATGGGGTTCGCCCCACGCTGCCTATGGCTCACCGTGCCCTTGAGGGCATCGATCTCGCAGGTGTAGGACTGGATCTGGTGACGGTACTCCAGCATCTCCTGCTTGGCCTGCCGCAGCGCGTCATTGTTCTTGTTGGCCGCCTGCGTCAGGTCAGACACCTGCAGAGAGGATGTGGTCAGCGGGTGCTGTCATGGGGATGGACCCGCCGgcccccagcccatccccagcccCGCACCTTGGATTTGTACCACTCCTCGGCCTCAGCAATGTTCTTGGCGGCGATGCTCTCGTACTGCGCGCGGATGTCCCTCAGCGCGGCTGTCAGGTCGGGCTTGGAGATGTCCATCTCCACCTGgatgtgctgctcctgcagctgagcCTGCAGCTCGCGGATTTCCTGGGGACACAAAGGGATACATCAGGGCTCCATTCCCTGCTCCattccccagccccagccatgcCCGCGGGACACGGGGCCGCCCCACACCTACCTCTTCGTGCACCTTCTTGAGGAAGGCGATCTCCTCCTGCAGGGACTCGATGCGTCTCTCTAAGTCGATACGTGCCAGCGTAGCCGCATCCACATCCTGGGGGAACATGGAGAGTGGGGTTAGGGCTGATGATGGGCACCCTCGGGTTGCACAGGGACCACTAGCCAAGGCTGGAAGTGGCAAAGTTGTGCCCACAGCCATGCTCTGGTGGTGGGCTCTCGTTGTTTGCGGAGGGGGCAGGGAGGACAGAGGTGGCCAGGCAGCGTGGGGGCTTGGCTACTCACAGCTCTGAAAGCAGCCAGGTTGttctcagcctcctccttcAGCTGGATCTCCTCTTGCAGCCTGGGGACAGAAAAGGAGGCATTAGGGGACACCCTGACCAACCCCTGTCCTCCAGCACTGGTTTTCCCTCTTGCTGTCCCCAAGCGCAGCGTGGCTGATGGGAACACAGCAGATTGTCCTGCACTCCCGGCAGGCGGAGAGAGGGCTGGCTTGGGGCCAGGGGCTCTTCCTCCCATTCCCTATTATAGTCAACGGCAACAGGAGCACAAAGGCATGAGGTCAGCTCGGTGTCACGCTCACTGCCCCAGCCCTTATAGGGACGAGTGGCCGGCAGCTGGGGGACGGGGTCCTGAGAGGCGGCCACCAGCTGAGTCACTcatggggacagcaggatgGGCTGGGCACCTGCCTCAGAGTGCAGGGAACCAGAGTGAGACAGTGGGTTTTGGGGTCTCCACAATGCTGTGGGTATGGGGGGCACCCCAGGAGCTGTGACAGAGGAGGGGCCTGGGTGCCCTAAGCTGCACCTCACAGATCCTCAAGGGGACAGAAGTGCCAGGCTGTGTTGGCACAGTGGTGCAGGAACCTGACACCTATTTGTCCTgtgccctcctcctcccctgacATTTGGGGTCATCCTACAGGAGTGGCGCAGCTGGGTGGCAGGACAGCCGACTGCCATCAGCCTCACAGCATCAGtggccccagccccagctgctgctcctgctgagtCACCCCCTGAGGATGGGTCTCCAGCCTTCCCTGTCCACGTCCCCGTGATGGCACAGCTGCCAACAGCTGGACCAGAGGTGCTGCCTGGTGGCCCCGTGCTTGTTGTACCACAGTGTCCCTCATCCCAGTGGCTGTTCCCCCTGGCCCCAGCCTCATCCCCACCCTACGGCATCCCTACAGGGCCAGGGAGTCCTTGCAGCTCCTGGCACACCATAGCACTCACGGCAGGTCTGGAGCACTGCTGGCCTGCGGAAGTGCGACcgcttcctcccctccctccttcacATCCGGAGCCAGCAAAATCCCCCCCCCCGCATCCCCCCCTGCTTCTGTACATCTGTCTATCTGTCCACTAGGGCTGAGATCAGCCATGAGCTCTTCTTGCTGTGAGCGGAGCAGGGCCCCCCGATCCCCAGCTCCAGGGATCCTGTGCTATTACTGCACAAGAGTGCAAGGGACACCTCCTGGTGCTGGAGACATCCTCCCACTAGGTGCCCCTCAGCACCTCTGAAAGGCTGGGGggctcctgccctgtgccatgcCTTAGGTAACCCCATGCCCTCCCAAGACCTGCAGACATGGTGCCAGGGCTGTGGCCCCACTGCGTGCCCTGCGGATGGGTGCCCAGCAGGAGACACGCATGGGGAGACGCGCAGGGGTGAGGGGATGGAGCAGGGGGGCCATGGTGGTGGGCACCCAGGGGGATGCCAGAAGGGTCTACCCAGGGCTGGAGCCATTCCCAGGGAGGGAGCGGAGAGGCAAGGGTTCCCTCACCTCTGCTTGAGCTTCTGCAGGTCATCTAGCAGGTTGTCACGCTCCACCTCCACACGCGCCCGCTGCCCGGTGAGCGCGTCCACCTGGCGCCGCAGCTCCCGCAGCTCCTCCTCGTACATCTCGGCCACACGCGTGGGCTCCTTGCCCCGCAGACGGTTCACCTCGGCCACCATCAGCGCGTTCTGCTGCTCCAGGAAGCGCACCTTCTCAATGTAGTTGGCGAAGCGGTCGttgagctcctgcagctccacttTCTCATTGGTGCGGGTCTGGAGGAACTCCTGGTTCATGGCATCAGCCAGGCTGAAGTCCAGCAGCTCGCCGGCCCCCTGGTAGGCGCTCTGGTAGGTGCGCAGCGGTGTCACACGAGTGGTGCGGATGGTGGACAGGGTGGGCACGGCCGAGGTGCGCGACACCTGGTAGACGCGGGAGGTGACGGAGCTGCCGCTGCCCCTGCTCCCGAATGAGGCGCGGGGGAAGACGGGCGAGGTGCCGCCGCCGAAGGTGCGGCGGTAGGAAGAGACCCGCTGGCTGGAGGAGTACGACTGGCTCATGGTGGCGGtgaggcggcggcggggagcagggagcaggcagcagggctggcgAGCGGCCGGAGCTCGGCGAGGCGTCGGGAGCCGACCCGCGCCGCCGCTATTTGTATCCTGCTGACATCATCGGCCCCTCCTGCTGCGGGACAGCTGGGGGATGCTGCTGGAGGGGACGGCTGCCAGCCCCCGCCCTCGGCACTCACCTGTGGGCACCGCTGGGCCACGGCCCTCCTACAGTCCCCCAATGGCTCACAGCCCCCCTCAGGGTCCCCCTTGGTGCCGCGGTCCCCTCAGCATATTCCCCCTTCCTGGGCAACACTGATGTGGGAccaagggaagggaaggggggCAGGCAGAT is part of the Numida meleagris isolate 19003 breed g44 Domestic line chromosome 5, NumMel1.0, whole genome shotgun sequence genome and harbors:
- the DES gene encoding desmin, translating into MSQSYSSSQRVSSYRRTFGGGTSPVFPRASFGSRGSGSSVTSRVYQVSRTSAVPTLSTIRTTRVTPLRTYQSAYQGAGELLDFSLADAMNQEFLQTRTNEKVELQELNDRFANYIEKVRFLEQQNALMVAEVNRLRGKEPTRVAEMYEEELRELRRQVDALTGQRARVEVERDNLLDDLQKLKQRLQEEIQLKEEAENNLAAFRADVDAATLARIDLERRIESLQEEIAFLKKVHEEEIRELQAQLQEQHIQVEMDISKPDLTAALRDIRAQYESIAAKNIAEAEEWYKSKVSDLTQAANKNNDALRQAKQEMLEYRHQIQSYTCEIDALKGTNDSLMRQMREMEERFAGEAGGYQDTIARLEEEIRHLKDEMARHLREYQDLLNVKMALDVEIATYRKLLEGEENRISIPMHQTFASALNFRETSPDQRGSEVHTKKTVMIKTIETRDGEVVSEATQQQHEVL